A portion of the Drosophila innubila isolate TH190305 chromosome 3L unlocalized genomic scaffold, UK_Dinn_1.0 0_D_3L, whole genome shotgun sequence genome contains these proteins:
- the LOC117789103 gene encoding probable helicase with zinc finger domain isoform X2 has product MAAEKEMQAHDMVRRRSWARAVALYDQILAPGASLTPTQLQTPQPNGTTRAQKDQQIACLLGRCECLLELGRYESCLADAYKVLTLLAEQTECLASVSRARRWLVHALFKLHKYSDAEHFLSKWINELSGQQIFSDISKTLERYKSIIQMIMNGNNKAQSQTQKIPHARLEDEMAILDTKLDHWATNNLPLDKYSKLLSNKGLKKREQQHQQQQHQQQQQQQQQNGSGSFSSSSSSTGSSSTMSTSSMCAKNNELLSAIKLTGVKHPAVDLGQDQADQASHSTTTTTCSYCAINFQTRNELRQHCQTESHQKVIMSDEGRDWKWRPPPRGYTLDTYSVCETFVEAHTCHYGAQCVEAHGIDELNEWKERFEYRRMRVQKACEKELYGKSYTEQVLERWIQATAPERVMCERVADVEANCEQQLVTSISSKTSKREWLFQLETLRPLKAVALLQDAHRNHFAIKSIKLGNAEAEANVELKSDQEWVAGSVVTLSEASNDEEQDTAAVESVKNVLSHVITVEFHTEIYGTFRQSICFDVGQEPLLVRHLCVDVLPVSDAEKIEEIKRDIINSSATRWDVSNTQLTRFETTIGTHLKTEAYLSDLQHERELLERYPCPRAATFTLTQSTIVEKRLTQNNYRSRIHELLYVEEIARYEQIARYNVRTRLTVASNYILTPAGMATSTAKYSLAGELFALMRLGKDISEDTSPGRLILSNCSSVYISAPEETSTKADKSEKSDKSEQRAVYEALIEDKGKNVIYLKLSSKCVEAMGLQADTDLDVDIQFQLNRMPYCEWHNAVDKITDFRLIFPATELEPSIPWTPKKQWADACEPKLNAKQREAVNAITTALNIKLPPILLIGPFGTGKTYTLAQAIKQLLAQPEAKILICTHSNSAADLYIKEYLHPWIEEGLEEATPLRVYYHKRWSATVNSVVQKYCITDGVGNFRRPSIEDIMRHRIIVVTLSISMELATLGLPKGLFTHIFLDEAAQAMECEAIMPLALANDSTRIVLAGDHMQMSPELFSAFAKERKLHISLLERLYDHYPSNFPCKILLCENYRAHEAIIRFTSELFYEQKLVASGKQPRHERFYPLTFFTTRGEDVQDKNSTAFYNNAEVYEVVERVSELRKRWPSAWGKLNDTSIGIMTPYADQVFRIRSELRKRRMGGISVERVLNVQGKQFRAVFLSTVRTRRTCLPQSGGQGSGSGTVATASIGDADTDYGFLSNSKLLNTAITRAQSLVAVVGDPVALCSIGRCRKVWERFIEICDEHKSLFGLTWSNLRSQLDGVEMKRGYVLNPLAPEFVPRALQPEAYLREQAALYLNAPPHAPPGSQPNPYATSTTIGTGPAAAHQMNQMAAAMAANQQLSHMYSTHMAAMMAAVAAGGKAPNGPSPGPGPGPGPHLRGHMGMRGPPPNGPPPGPPHLRQSQPGGGPPPPPYGQYAAMQHWRPPVAPQQAQQQQQNPNASLWGPPPQTNPWSVLPPNKQPPPQQSGAPGRGPGPLPPPSLRGGSVPPAAGNATTAAQLLRNPSELGYLAKKTLYNHGQVPPPQQPPPPQHHLYGQPPIPIQRGSSVPNGPMSPMENGPPPPYLRHNGVGVGASYNNYDKATAPPQQPPPAPYMYTAGKQPSPSALRFPAAHELLPPNVSIYEMAFNSKEEQYKWYLKLLESVGQEAANKFGDMLRQVMATLQLQGHQQQQQQQQHPAQGHKQQPPSAPGPQMLSNPHAVMGPQPQRPPQYPMMYSTPAQTQNQQPVESSPPLDNFNQQIDLVFNSIMNGANDIAQPILRDVLGMVGVTAATPPGSGGIPLSNGMMNGSELQHQQQQQQQQQQQQQHQQQQQQQQQQSRLFAMMQGQQAQQPPLPLAKHVPSQGPPQPQNMYANHMTGPAPGTVVHPTSNSNSAGVPFMSNVGNALLNDKYTNFNNHNNGGGHNSNGLQNNGSSVPLYRRQAMTGNGNNTYNNMPGLFAGLDTGTNLIEALFQANNVVGDHPNKSDHGHGLLYNNYNTLKSGHELDLFAVQPQTVQAASDPVNHQQASATTYAAVLSQGPQAAAPHQHQQQQPTMNPTRSMHASKSSQPTNDMLEKDPFAAIRELGQATTGFYNYFQ; this is encoded by the exons ATGGCTGCCGAAAAGGAGATGCAGGCACACGACATGGTGCGACGACGGAGCTGGGCACGAGCTGTGGCGCTCTACGATCAGATACTCGCCCCAGGTGCGAGTTTGACTCCCACCCAGCTGCAGACGCCGCAACCGAATGGAACAACGCGGGCACAGAAGGATCAGCAGATTGCTTGCTTGCTGGGACGCTGCGAGTGTCTGCTAGAACTTGGCAGATACGAGAGCTGTCTGGCAGATGCGTACAAAGTACTCACACTGCTGGCCGAGCAGACTGAATGCTTGGCCAGCGTATCTCGGGCGCGTCGTTGGCTGGTGCATGCGCTCTTTAAGCTCCACAAATACTCG GACGCGGAGCACTTTTTGAGCAAGTGGATTAACGAGCTCAGTGGCCAGCAGATCTTTTCGGACATTTCGAAAACGCTGGAGCGGTACAAGTCCATAATACAGATGATTATGAATGGAAACAACAAGGCACAGTCGCAGACTCAGAAAATTCCTCACGCCCGTCTCGAGGATGAGATGGCCATTCTGGACACGAAGCTTGATCACTGGGCAACAAATAATCTGCCCCTGGACAAGTATAGTAAGCTGCTCAGCAATAAAGGGTTGAAGAAACGggagcaacaacaccaacaacagcagcaccaacaacaacaacagcaacaacaacagaatggTAGTGGTAGCTTTagtagcagtagcagcagcactGGAAGCAGCAGCACCATGTCCACCTCCAGCATGTGCGCCAAGAACAATGAGCTATTGTCGGCCATTAAACTGACCGGCGTGAAGCATCCAGCAGTGGATCTTGGACAAGATCAAGCGGATCAAGCCTCGcactcgacaacaacaacaacatgcagtTACTGTGCCATCAATTTTCAAACACGCAATGAGTTGAGGCAACACTGCCAGACTGAAAGCCACCAGAAAGTGATAATGAGTGATGAGG GTCGCGACTGGAAGTGGCGTCCTCCACCTCGCGGCTATACACTGGACACGTACAGCGTCTGCGAAACATTTGTGGAAGCACACACCTGTCACTATGGGGCCCAATGTGTGGAGGCGCACGGCATTGACGAGCTGAACGAGTGGAAGGAGCGCTTTGAGTATAGGCGAATGCGCGTACAGAAGGCTTGCGAAAAGGAATTATATGGCAAGTCGTACACGGAACAGGTGTTGGAGCGATGGATCCAGGCAACTGCTCCGGAGCGTGTTATGTGTGAGAGAGTGGCTGATGTTGAGGCTAACTGTGAGCAGCAATTGGTTACCAGCATTAGTTCAAAGACTTCGAAACGCGAGTGGCTCTTTCAGCTGGAAACATTGCGACCTCTTAAAGCCGTTGCACTCCTACAGGACGCGCATCGCAATCATTTCGCGATAAAGTCTATCAAGCTGGGGAATGCTGAGGCAGAGGCCAATGTAGAGCTAAAGTCTGATCAGGAATGGGTCGCCGGCAGCGTGGTTACATTGTCCGAAGCATCCAATGATGAGGAGCAAGACACGGCAGCGGTGGAATCAGTAAAGAACGTTCTCTCACACGTGATTACTGTTGAATTTCATACAGAGATTTACGGTACGTTCCGGCAATCCATATGCTTTGACGTTGGTCAAGAGCCCCTGCTGGTGCGTCATCTGTGCGTTGATGTGCTGCCCGTCAGCGACGCTGAGAAGATTGAGGAAATCAAACGTGACATTATCAACAGCTCGGCCACACGATGGGATGTCTCCAATACCCAACTGACACGTTTTGAGACCACAATCGGTACACACTTAAAGACGGAAGCCTATCTCAGTGATTTGCAGCACGAGCGAGAGCTCTTGGAGCGATATCCGTGTCCTCGGGCGGCCACATTCACGCTTACACAGTCAACCATTGTGGAAAAGCGACTGACACAAAACAACTATCGTTCGCGCATCCACGAGCTGCTTTACGTGGAAGAGATTGCTCGATACGAGCAAATCGCACGCTACAACGTGCGCACCCGTCTGACTGTGGCTTCTAACTATATATTAACACCGGCCGGAATGGCCACGAGTACAGCCAAGTACTCCTTGGCTGGTGAGCTGTTTGCACTGATGCGCTTGGGAAAGGACATTTCAGAGGATACGTCGCCGGGTCGGCTTATTCTTTCCAACTGCAGCAGCGTGTACATCTCAGCACCGGAGGAGACTTCGACTAAAGCAGACAAGTCGGAAAAATCTGATAAATCTGAGCAACGTGCTGTGTATGAGGCCCTCATTGAGGATAAgggaaaaaatgttatatatctTAAGCTGTCGTCCAAATGCGTGGAAGCCATGGGCCTGCAGGCGGACACCGACCTGGACGTTGATATACAGTTTCAACTCAATCGCATGCCCTACTGCGAGTGGCACAATGCCGTGGACAAGATAACCGATTTCCGTTTGATATTTCCGGCCACCGAGCTGGAGCCATCCATACCGTGGACACCGAAGAAGCAATGGGCTGATGCCTGCGAGCCCAAGTTGAATGCAAAGCAGCGGGAAGCTGTTAACGCCATCACGACAGCTCTGAATATTAAGTTGCCACCGATCTTATTAATCGGACCGTTTGGCACTGGAAAAACATATACGCTAGCGCAGGCAATTAAACAGCTTCTGGCACAACCAGAAGCCAAGATACTCATCTGCACGCATTCCAATTCGGCGGCAGATCTCTACATTAAGGAGTACCTGCATCCGTGGATCGAAGAGGGACTCGAGGAAGCAACTCCGCTGCGTGTCTACTACCACAAGCGTTGGTCCGCCACCGTCAATAGTGTGGtgcaaaaatattgcattaCAGATGGCGTGGGCAACTTTCGTCGTCCCAGCATTGAGGATATTATGCGCCATCGCATCATAGTGGTTACACTGAGCATAAGCATGGAGTTGGCCACTCTTGGTCTGCCCAAAGGTCTATTCACACACATTTTCTTGGACGAGGCGGCGCAGGCGATGGAATGCGAGGCGATTATGCCTCTTGCTCTGGCCAACGATTCCACACGCATTGTGCTGGCTGGCGACCATATGCAGATGAGTCCCGAACTGTTCTCCGCCTTTGCCAAGGAGCGTAAGTTGCATATATCGCTTTTGGAGCGGTTATACGACCACTATCCATCAAACTTTCCATGCAAGATTCTGTTGTGCGAGAACTATCGTGCTCACGAAGCCATCATACGGTTCACCTCGGAACTCTTCTACGAGCAGAAGCTTGTGGCATCCGGCAAACAGCCGCGCCACGAACGCTTCTATCCGCTTACGTTTTTCACGACGCGCGGCGAGGATGTTCAGGACAAGAACTCGACGGCATTTTACAACAACGCTGAGGTCTACGAGGTGGTGGAGCGCGTCTCGGAGCTGCGTAAACGGTGGCCCAGTGCCTGGGGCAAGTTAAACGACACGAGCATTGGAATTATGACGCCCTATGCGGATCAGGTGTTTCGCATTCGCTCCGAGCTTCGTAAACGCCGCATGGGAGGCATCTCAGTTGAGCGTGTGCTAAATGTGCAGGGCAAGCAGTTCCGCGCTGTATTCCTGTCTACAGTGCGCACCAGACGTACGTGCTTGCCCCAAAGTGGCGGACAGGGATCTGGAAGTGGAACCGTTGCAACGGCCAGCATTGGTGACGCAGATACCGACTATGGTTTCTTGAGCAATTCCAAGCTACTTAATACTGCGATAACACGTGCACAATCTCTGGTGGCTGTCGTTGGTGATCCGGTTGCCCTCTGTTCCATAGGACGCTGTCGTAAGGTCTGGGAGCGTTTCATTGAAATATGTGATGAGCACAAGTCACTCTTTGGGTTAACATGGTCAAACCTGCGATCCCAACTGGATGGCGTCGAGATGAAGCGTGGCTATGTGCTCAATCCCCTTGCCCCAGAGTTTGTTCCACGCGCCCTGCAACCAGAGGCGTACTTGCGTGAACAGGCTGCCCTGTACCTAAACGCACCACCACATGCGCCGCCTGGAAGCCAGCCAAATCCCTATGCGACTTCGACAACAATTGGTACTGGTCCGGCTGCAGCTCATCAGATGAATCAGATGGCCGCTGCAATGGCTGCCAATCAACAACTCTCACATATGTACTCCACCCACATGGCGGCAATGATGGCAGCTGTTGCGGCCGGCGGTAAAGCTCCCAACGGACCCTCCCCTGGTCCAGGGCCGGGACCTGGTCCTCATCTGCGTGGTCATATGGGAATGCGCGGCCCCCCGCCGAATGGACCACCGCCAGGACCACCCCATCTGCGCCAGTCTCAACCGGGTGGAGGTCCACCACCGCCGCCTTACGGTCAGTATGCAGCAATGCAACATTGGCGTCCTCCCGTTGCCCCACAACAGgctcagcaacagcaacaaaatccTAATGCCAGTCTCTGGGGTCCACCGCCACAGACAAATCCTTGGAGCGTCTTACCGCCAAACAAGCAACCGCCACCACAACAGTCAGGTGCTCCAGGCCGTGGGCCAGGACCACTACCACCACCA TCTCTTCGAGGAGGCAGTGTGCCACCAGCTGCTGGGAATGCAACAACTGCCGCACAGCTGTTACGGAATCCCAGTGAATTGGGCTACCTTGCAAAGAAGACGCTCTACAACCACGGTCAGGTGCCACCTCCTCAACAGCCCCCGCCTCCGCAACATCATCTATATGGTCAGCCGCCCATACCGATTCAGCGTGGAAGTAGCGTGCCCAATGGTCCGATGAGCCCGATGGAGAATGGACCACCACCACCTTATCTACGGCACaatggggttggggttggggctAGTTACAATAACTACGACAAGGCAACAGCACCGCCACAGCAGCCTCCACCCGCACCCTACATGTACACGGCCGGAAAGCAGCCGTCTCCTAGTGCACTGCGATTTCCAGCTGCACATGAACTGCTGCCCCCAAATGTGAGCATTTACGAGATGGCATTCAATTCGAAGGAGGAGCAGTATAAGTGGTATCTCAAATTGCTCGAGTCTGTTGGTCAAGAGGCAGCCAACAAGTTTGGTGATATGCTCCGCCAGGTGATGGCTACGTTGCAGCTACAGGgtcaccaacagcagcagcagcagcagcagcacccaGCACAGGGTCACAAGCAACAGCCACCATCGGCACCAGGGCCACAGATGTTGTCAAATCCACATGCTGTCATGGGGCCACAGCCTCAAAGGCCTCCACAATATCCGATGATGTACTCAACACCGGCCCAGACTCAGAATCAACAGCCAGTGGAATCGTCGCCTCCATTGGACAACTTTAATCAGCAAATTGATCTTGTTTTTAATTCGATTATGAATGGTGCCAATGACATTGCCCAGCCCATTCTACGTGACGTTCTTGGAATGGTTGGCGTAACGGCAGCGACACCACCCGGTTCTGGAGGTATACCGCTGTCCAATGGCATGATGAATGGCAGTGAgttgcaacatcagcagcagcaacaac aacagcagcagcagcagcaacaacaccaacaacagcagcagcaacaacaacaacaaagccgtCTCTTTGCAATGATGCAAGGCCAACAGGCACAACAACCACCCTTACCATTGGCAAAACATGTTCCCAGTCAGGGCCCCCCGCAACCGCAAAATATGTATGCTAACCACATGACTGGACCGGCACCTGGAACAGTTGTCCATCCGACTTCCAATAGTAACAGCGCCGGCGTTCCATTTATGAGCAATG TCGGCAACGCCTTGCTCAACGACAAGTACACCAACTTCAACAACCATAACAATGGTGGTGGCCACAACAGTAACGGGCTTCAGAATAATGGAAGTTCAGTGCCACTCTATCGTCGCCAGGCAATGACCGGCAATGGAAATAATACCTACAACAATATGCCTGGTTTATTTGCCGGATTGGACACGGGCACTAATCTTATTGAGGCTTTGTTTCAGGCGAACAATGTGGTTGGCGACCACCCAAACAAGTCCGACCACGGACATGGCCTACTctataacaactacaacacgCTTAAGAGTGGGCATGAACTGGACTTGTTTGCGGTGCAGCCACAGACTGTACAGGCCGCATCTGACCCGGTCAATCATCAGCAGGCTTCAGCTACAACATATGCAGCCGTGCTCAGCCAGGGACCGCAAGCAGCCGCAccacatcagcatcagca